From a region of the Chitinophaga caseinilytica genome:
- a CDS encoding SusC/RagA family TonB-linked outer membrane protein — MKLTSVLLLAAFLQVSANGYSQEKLSLDYANINIKKLLTLVSKKSDYTFLYRNVTIPDKTVNIRVKDAHVIDILRETLAGTDLTFRLLSGKLIVITPSGETVVAKPIRGIVQSEDGTPLIGVTVMVKGSSKGTQTDATGHFSLEAPEGSTLVFSYIGHEAQEIVAGTGDLNIVLKAGSSGLTEIVVVGYGAQKKVNLSGAVDMVSGKELQNRPINNIATGLQGLLPNLNITLSNGRVTSNPGFNVRGLTSLTEGGPFILVDNVPATPDELNRLNPADIENVTVLKDASAAAIYGARAAFGVILITTKSGTSDRISISVNTNYALRNLGAVPKLVTDPYLTMDYKHRAATPLYNLYPDAVREYAKKRSADPSLPAVIVDPTDATRYAYYGTTDWLHEAYKNSAPTSTTNFSVSQKSEKVAYYLSGEYFRYEGQLKYGNDIMNRYNLRAKVNYQLSDRIKLGANTTFTNRDYDAPVFLDGNFFHELNRIPSLSVLRNPDGSWTKDGGYIFGRLQTGGRTKNYINEYTATLNGELNIIKDVWDLKGDATIRRTNNTINSFDIQVPYYDGPGQSVKYTGANPSYATTGGDAARYNVFNVYTDFHKTFAKKHYVQALAGFNQEYRYDESARTTRQGLISTSLPTPQLATGTITQRQTIADWAVQGLFYRLNYIYDDRYILELNGRYDGTSRFPTKDRWGFFPSVSAGWVVTGENFFKPVAQAIHLDFLKLRGSYGSLGNQAISQAYAYIPTMGSGQIGQILDGARPMMVNQPGAVSASLTWEKIQTRNFGVNMSWLNNRLGIDADIYTRETKDMLVKSKTLPAVFGTGEPRENGASLKTKGWELSLKWSDNVQVGGSPLNYSARFILADSRSYITKYDNPTRLIGDRYVGEEWGEIWGFTSAGFFQSEEELKNWPDQTEVGSDDQKYKFYVGDLKFADLNGDKKIDYGKNTVDDPGDRRVIGNSSIRLPYSLDLSADWKGFDLRVFFQGVGKRDWYPNPSNHYFWGVYAQPWANVQVHNLDAWTPENPNGYFPRLKSYIAEDGSELGAAQTGYLQNAAYLRLKNVTVGYTLPGSLTRKARIERLRIYFSAENIWTRSHLKAKIDPEGLDGSVYPFQQTYSGGLNLNF, encoded by the coding sequence ATGAAATTGACTTCCGTACTGCTGCTGGCTGCATTCCTGCAGGTTAGCGCAAATGGATATTCGCAGGAAAAGCTCAGCCTGGATTACGCCAACATCAATATCAAGAAGCTGTTGACGCTGGTAAGCAAGAAAAGTGACTACACTTTCCTCTACCGCAACGTAACCATCCCTGACAAAACAGTGAACATCCGCGTAAAAGACGCGCACGTGATCGACATCCTGCGGGAAACCCTCGCCGGCACCGATCTCACCTTCAGACTGCTTTCCGGAAAGCTGATCGTCATTACGCCCAGTGGGGAAACCGTTGTGGCCAAGCCGATCCGCGGTATCGTGCAGTCGGAAGACGGGACGCCGCTCATCGGCGTGACCGTGATGGTAAAAGGCTCCTCCAAAGGCACGCAGACCGATGCCACGGGGCATTTTTCCCTCGAAGCGCCGGAAGGCTCCACGCTCGTATTTTCCTACATCGGGCATGAAGCGCAGGAAATAGTAGCCGGCACCGGCGACCTCAACATTGTCCTCAAAGCCGGCTCCAGCGGGCTGACGGAAATAGTAGTGGTGGGATATGGCGCGCAGAAGAAAGTGAACCTCAGCGGCGCGGTAGACATGGTTTCCGGCAAGGAGCTCCAGAACCGGCCCATCAACAATATCGCCACCGGTCTGCAGGGCCTGCTGCCCAACCTCAATATCACCCTCAGCAACGGCCGCGTTACTTCCAATCCCGGATTTAACGTGCGCGGTCTTACCTCGCTGACGGAAGGGGGGCCATTTATCCTTGTAGACAACGTTCCGGCCACGCCCGACGAGCTGAACCGCCTCAACCCGGCCGATATCGAGAACGTGACCGTGCTGAAAGACGCGTCTGCCGCAGCTATCTACGGTGCCCGCGCCGCTTTCGGCGTGATCCTCATCACTACCAAATCCGGTACTTCCGACAGGATTTCCATCTCCGTGAACACGAACTACGCGCTCCGCAACCTGGGCGCCGTTCCGAAGCTCGTTACCGATCCATACCTGACGATGGACTATAAACACCGCGCCGCCACGCCGCTCTACAACCTGTACCCGGACGCCGTGCGCGAATACGCGAAGAAACGCTCCGCCGACCCTTCGCTCCCCGCCGTGATCGTAGACCCTACCGACGCTACCAGATACGCCTATTACGGTACCACAGACTGGCTCCACGAGGCTTATAAAAACTCCGCGCCCACGTCTACCACCAACTTCAGCGTTTCGCAAAAGAGCGAGAAAGTGGCGTATTACCTCTCCGGTGAATACTTCCGTTACGAAGGCCAGCTGAAATACGGCAACGATATCATGAACCGGTACAACCTCCGAGCAAAAGTGAACTATCAACTGTCTGACCGCATCAAACTCGGCGCCAACACCACGTTCACCAACCGCGACTACGATGCGCCGGTATTCCTCGACGGCAACTTCTTCCATGAACTGAACCGCATCCCGTCGCTGTCCGTTCTCCGCAACCCCGACGGGAGCTGGACCAAAGACGGCGGCTACATCTTCGGCAGGTTGCAGACCGGCGGCCGCACCAAGAATTACATCAACGAATACACCGCCACGCTGAACGGTGAGCTGAACATCATCAAAGACGTGTGGGATCTGAAAGGCGACGCTACCATCCGCCGCACCAACAATACTATCAATTCCTTTGACATCCAGGTGCCGTACTACGACGGGCCCGGCCAAAGTGTGAAATATACGGGCGCCAATCCTTCCTACGCCACCACCGGCGGCGACGCCGCGCGATACAACGTGTTCAACGTGTATACCGATTTCCACAAAACTTTCGCCAAGAAGCACTACGTGCAGGCGTTGGCAGGTTTTAACCAGGAATACCGTTACGACGAATCCGCCCGCACTACGCGCCAGGGCCTCATCAGCACATCGCTGCCCACGCCGCAGCTGGCCACGGGCACCATCACCCAGCGGCAGACGATCGCCGATTGGGCGGTGCAGGGACTGTTTTACCGGTTGAATTATATCTACGACGACAGGTACATCCTGGAGTTGAACGGCCGGTACGACGGTACGTCGCGCTTCCCGACCAAAGACCGCTGGGGCTTCTTCCCCTCGGTATCGGCCGGTTGGGTGGTAACGGGCGAGAACTTCTTCAAGCCGGTGGCGCAAGCCATCCATCTCGATTTCCTGAAGCTGCGCGGATCGTACGGTTCGCTCGGTAACCAGGCCATTTCCCAGGCTTACGCTTACATCCCCACCATGGGCTCGGGCCAGATCGGCCAGATCCTCGACGGGGCGCGGCCGATGATGGTGAACCAGCCCGGGGCCGTTTCCGCTTCCCTCACCTGGGAAAAGATACAGACGCGCAACTTCGGCGTGAATATGTCGTGGCTCAACAACCGCCTGGGCATCGACGCCGATATTTATACCCGCGAAACCAAAGACATGCTCGTGAAAAGCAAAACGCTGCCCGCCGTGTTCGGTACCGGCGAGCCCCGTGAGAACGGCGCTTCGCTGAAAACGAAAGGATGGGAGCTGAGCCTGAAATGGAGCGATAACGTGCAGGTGGGCGGATCGCCGCTGAACTATTCAGCAAGGTTCATCCTGGCAGACAGCCGATCTTACATCACCAAATACGACAATCCTACCCGCCTGATCGGCGACCGCTACGTGGGCGAGGAATGGGGTGAGATCTGGGGCTTTACCTCGGCAGGGTTCTTCCAGTCGGAAGAGGAGCTGAAAAACTGGCCCGACCAGACGGAAGTGGGCTCCGACGATCAGAAGTACAAATTCTATGTGGGCGACCTGAAATTCGCCGACCTGAACGGCGACAAGAAGATCGATTATGGCAAAAATACCGTGGACGATCCGGGAGACCGCCGGGTGATCGGCAACAGCAGCATCCGGTTGCCTTACAGCCTGGACCTGAGCGCCGACTGGAAAGGGTTTGACCTCCGGGTGTTCTTCCAGGGCGTGGGCAAGCGCGACTGGTATCCCAACCCCAGCAACCACTACTTCTGGGGCGTATACGCACAACCCTGGGCCAACGTACAGGTACACAACCTCGACGCCTGGACACCCGAAAATCCCAACGGTTACTTCCCCCGCCTCAAATCCTATATCGCGGAAGACGGTTCCGAACTGGGCGCCGCGCAAACCGGGTACCTCCAGAACGCAGCCTACCTGCGCCTGAAAAACGTGACCGTCGGCTATACGCTGCCCGGCTCGCTGACCCGAAAAGCCCGCATCGAAAGACTGCGCATTTATTTCAGCGCGGAAAATATCTGGACCCGCTCCCACCTGAAAGCGAAGATCGATCCGGAAGGATTGGACGGTTCCGTGTATCCCTTCCAGCAAACCTACTCCGGCGGCCTGAACCTGAATTTTTAA
- a CDS encoding RNA polymerase sigma-70 factor: protein MTDTAALFRKMTAENDQLAFRQFYDHFFVTLFRFTCSLLKEREVAEEITHDVFVQCWQKRHELGDVRNPQVYLFVAARNKVVDHARRQSQLRSLPLQESDEEQLQFSPDPEQLLITSEMMGKMEEAIRELPPKCREIFILVKQYGLRYKEVAAILELSTKTVENQLAIALKKLTTAVTFRLEMKVMKKI from the coding sequence ATGACTGACACTGCAGCCTTATTCAGGAAAATGACGGCGGAGAACGACCAACTTGCTTTCCGGCAGTTTTACGACCATTTCTTCGTGACGCTGTTCCGTTTCACCTGCTCTTTGCTGAAAGAAAGGGAAGTGGCGGAAGAGATCACGCACGACGTGTTCGTACAATGCTGGCAGAAGCGGCATGAGCTGGGGGATGTGCGCAATCCGCAGGTGTACCTGTTCGTGGCCGCCCGCAACAAGGTGGTAGACCATGCCCGCCGGCAATCGCAGCTCCGCAGCCTTCCCCTCCAGGAAAGCGACGAGGAGCAACTGCAATTCTCGCCCGATCCGGAACAGTTGCTGATCACTTCAGAAATGATGGGAAAGATGGAGGAAGCCATCCGCGAACTGCCGCCCAAATGCCGCGAGATATTCATTCTCGTGAAGCAATACGGCCTTCGCTACAAGGAAGTGGCCGCCATCCTGGAACTGTCTACCAAAACGGTGGAAAACCAACTGGCCATCGCACTCAAAAAACTCACCACCGCCGTCACCTTCCGGCTGGAAATGAAAGTGATGAAGAAAATCTGA
- a CDS encoding hemolysin family protein, producing the protein MAFDILLTLFLVLLNGFFVAAEFAIVKVRSSQIEVSSGRSAAVSGVAKSIVNNLDGYLAATQLGITLASLGLGWVGEDVMTTLILSAFNSLGLHIEPATAHSIALPIAFLCITVLHIVFGELAPKSLAIRKPVPTTFAVAVPLKIFYAVFRPFIWMLNGLANAILKLIGIRPIHEHGDIHSEEELKVIIAESHQGGVIEETEKALIQNVFSLGDRQASTLMTPRNELVWLNVNDAADVNRKKILSNKHTLYPLTNGDLDAVYGFVYSKDLLSDSLADSLLRLESYKKKLLLITTHNRTYQILDLFRKEKVYQAMVVDEFGAVKGMITINDIVDALVGDISETNEFEYEMKRQDDGSILADAQIPFVEFLERMHIPADQKKLNLVNFATLGGFILDRMGRIPAAGDSIQWRGLRFEVKQMDQHRIAKVEVRDVAQ; encoded by the coding sequence ATGGCTTTTGACATCCTGCTTACTTTATTCCTCGTATTACTTAACGGTTTCTTCGTAGCGGCGGAATTCGCCATCGTAAAAGTCCGTTCTTCACAGATAGAAGTTAGTTCCGGCCGCAGCGCCGCCGTGTCCGGCGTCGCAAAAAGCATCGTCAATAACCTCGACGGTTACCTCGCCGCCACGCAACTCGGCATCACCCTCGCTTCGCTCGGGCTCGGCTGGGTAGGCGAAGATGTCATGACGACGCTCATCCTTTCGGCTTTCAATAGCCTGGGCCTGCACATCGAGCCGGCCACGGCGCACAGCATCGCGCTGCCCATCGCGTTCCTCTGCATCACCGTGCTGCACATCGTGTTCGGCGAGCTGGCGCCCAAATCCCTCGCCATCCGCAAACCCGTTCCCACCACGTTTGCCGTGGCAGTGCCGCTCAAAATCTTCTACGCCGTGTTCCGCCCGTTCATCTGGATGCTCAACGGCCTGGCCAACGCCATCCTCAAGCTCATCGGCATCAGGCCCATCCACGAACATGGCGACATCCACTCGGAAGAAGAGCTGAAAGTTATCATCGCCGAAAGCCACCAGGGCGGCGTGATCGAAGAAACGGAAAAAGCCCTCATCCAGAACGTGTTCAGCCTCGGCGACCGGCAGGCTTCTACGCTCATGACGCCCCGCAACGAGCTCGTATGGCTCAATGTCAACGATGCGGCCGACGTCAACCGGAAAAAAATCCTGTCCAACAAACATACCCTTTACCCCCTCACCAATGGCGACCTCGACGCCGTGTACGGGTTCGTGTATTCGAAAGACCTGCTGAGCGACAGTCTTGCCGATTCTCTCCTACGACTGGAATCCTACAAAAAGAAACTCCTCCTCATCACCACACATAACCGCACCTATCAGATCCTCGACCTATTCCGCAAGGAAAAAGTGTACCAGGCCATGGTGGTCGACGAATTCGGCGCCGTGAAGGGCATGATCACGATCAACGATATTGTGGACGCGCTGGTGGGCGATATTTCAGAGACGAACGAATTCGAGTATGAAATGAAACGGCAGGACGATGGCTCCATCCTCGCCGACGCGCAAATCCCATTCGTGGAATTCCTCGAACGGATGCACATCCCGGCCGACCAGAAGAAGCTGAACCTCGTGAACTTCGCCACCCTCGGCGGTTTCATCCTCGACCGGATGGGGAGGATCCCCGCTGCCGGCGACAGCATCCAATGGCGCGGGCTGCGGTTCGAAGTGAAGCAGATGGACCAGCACCGCATCGCCAAAGTGGAAGTGCGCGACGTAGCGCAATAA
- a CDS encoding FecR family protein: MSRKVANEATAEELKELERLLVAEPGLHYTLNMVEELTPLPKPGDAATEDELRRKQRGLGKLDELLAPAPAIRRKMMPRRWLAAAGVALLAGAGGVLYWMTGASARESVAETAFGVTKKEVLLPDGSRVVLNAGSKLTYDSAALAKGDRIVTLTGEGFFDVKASAEHPFVIRTGKVDVRVLGTTFNLKAYPKDNRVETFLITGKVEIAYKTKGEEAQVRLRPLEKLVIDLPATGDAPAATLKPQAPDTRVQTTGNNTAVTLSSPEPAWMQGRLEFENVTFEQLANELERWYNVSITLNNDKLKGEVFSGAFNNKPLPEVLQALQLTMQFQYKSLGDHQIEIW, from the coding sequence ATGTCCAGGAAAGTGGCGAACGAGGCAACGGCGGAAGAGCTTAAAGAGCTGGAGCGGTTGCTGGTTGCCGAGCCCGGGCTTCACTATACCTTGAACATGGTGGAAGAACTGACCCCGCTTCCCAAACCCGGCGATGCCGCCACGGAAGATGAACTGCGCCGCAAACAGCGCGGGCTGGGCAAGCTCGACGAGCTGCTGGCGCCCGCCCCGGCCATCCGCCGGAAAATGATGCCCAGGCGGTGGCTGGCCGCGGCCGGCGTGGCCCTGCTGGCCGGCGCAGGCGGGGTGCTGTATTGGATGACGGGCGCATCGGCCCGGGAATCCGTCGCGGAAACGGCTTTTGGCGTAACGAAGAAAGAAGTGCTGCTGCCCGACGGGTCGCGCGTGGTACTCAACGCCGGCAGCAAGCTGACATATGATTCCGCCGCACTGGCGAAGGGAGACAGGATCGTGACGCTCACGGGCGAAGGGTTTTTCGACGTGAAGGCCAGTGCGGAGCATCCGTTCGTTATCCGGACGGGGAAGGTGGACGTACGCGTGCTGGGCACCACTTTCAACCTGAAAGCTTATCCGAAAGATAACCGTGTCGAGACATTCCTCATTACCGGGAAGGTGGAGATCGCTTATAAAACGAAAGGGGAGGAAGCCCAGGTGCGACTGCGGCCCCTCGAGAAGCTGGTGATCGATCTGCCGGCTACGGGAGACGCGCCGGCGGCAACCTTGAAACCGCAGGCCCCGGACACCCGGGTACAAACCACCGGCAACAACACCGCCGTGACCCTTTCCAGCCCCGAGCCCGCCTGGATGCAGGGGCGCCTGGAATTCGAGAACGTCACGTTCGAACAGCTGGCCAACGAGCTGGAACGCTGGTATAACGTAAGTATAACATTGAACAATGATAAGCTGAAAGGCGAGGTCTTCTCCGGCGCCTTTAACAACAAACCGCTGCCCGAGGTACTTCAGGCACTGCAATTGACGATGCAGTTCCAATACAAATCACTGGGCGATCATCAAATTGAAATCTGGTAA